A region from the Arachis ipaensis cultivar K30076 chromosome B01, Araip1.1, whole genome shotgun sequence genome encodes:
- the LOC107616555 gene encoding uncharacterized protein LOC107616555 isoform X3 — MVWCEEKRELPNNGEFHSNQSNGVVVHRLRVGFVQSSEATCEKGEQSRGSKSHCWRRQHLQLCKIRKKIWVIKLGIPTSIVATNSIVVHWYIVKKCKVVNGIKHLPSTLFSFFLFTIEFLATVKLTYDAAQFLHLLISSLCSIAPIGLQNVFSLELTSTLLAKDNHNVFGLMQLVSVDDGQRSIRAYGRRN; from the exons ATGGTTTGGTgcgaagagaagagagagcttcccAACAATGGCGAATTCCATTCCAATCAATCCAACGGAGTTGTCGTTCATCGTTTGCGAGTCGGGTTTGTGCAGTCGTCGGAGGCCACTTGCGAGAAGGGAGAACAATCGCGGGGGAGCAAGAGCCACTGTTGGAGGAGACAACACTTGCAATTATGTAAGATAAG aaaaaaaatttgggTCATAAAACTTGGGATCCCAACATCAATTGTTGCAACTAACAGCATTGTGGTACACTGGTACATTGTCAAAAAATGTAAAGTCGTTAACGGCATAAAGCACCTCCCATCGACCTTATTCTCATTCTTTCTCTTCACAATTGAATTTCTAGCGACAGTGAAACTCACATATGATGCAG CTCAGTTCCTACACCTTCTTATTTCATCTCTCTGCTCAATTGCTCCCATTGGTCTTCAGAATGTATTTTCTTTGGAACTCACCTCCACGCTTCTGGCCAAGGACAACCACAATGTCTTTGGCTTAATGCAGCTGGTTTCTGTTGATGATGGCCAGAGGTCTATTAGAGCTTATG GTAGAAGAAATTGA
- the LOC107616555 gene encoding uncharacterized protein LOC107616555 isoform X2: MVWCEEKRELPNNGEFHSNQSNGVVVHRLRVGFVQSSEATCEKGEQSRGSKSHCWRRQHLQLCKIRKKIWVIKLGIPTSIVATNSIVVHWYIVKKCKVVNGIKHLPSTLFSFFLFTIEFLATVKLTYDAAQFLHLLISSLCSIAPIGLQNVFSLELTSTLLAKDNHNVFGLMQLVSVDDGQRSIRAYAGRRN; the protein is encoded by the exons ATGGTTTGGTgcgaagagaagagagagcttcccAACAATGGCGAATTCCATTCCAATCAATCCAACGGAGTTGTCGTTCATCGTTTGCGAGTCGGGTTTGTGCAGTCGTCGGAGGCCACTTGCGAGAAGGGAGAACAATCGCGGGGGAGCAAGAGCCACTGTTGGAGGAGACAACACTTGCAATTATGTAAGATAAG aaaaaaaatttgggTCATAAAACTTGGGATCCCAACATCAATTGTTGCAACTAACAGCATTGTGGTACACTGGTACATTGTCAAAAAATGTAAAGTCGTTAACGGCATAAAGCACCTCCCATCGACCTTATTCTCATTCTTTCTCTTCACAATTGAATTTCTAGCGACAGTGAAACTCACATATGATGCAG CTCAGTTCCTACACCTTCTTATTTCATCTCTCTGCTCAATTGCTCCCATTGGTCTTCAGAATGTATTTTCTTTGGAACTCACCTCCACGCTTCTGGCCAAGGACAACCACAATGTCTTTGGCTTAATGCAGCTGGTTTCTGTTGATGATGGCCAGAGGTCTATTAGAGCTTATG CAGGTAGAAGAAATTGA
- the LOC107616555 gene encoding uncharacterized protein LOC107616555 isoform X1, which produces MVWCEEKRELPNNGEFHSNQSNGVVVHRLRVGFVQSSEATCEKGEQSRGSKSHCWRRQHLQLCKIRKKIWVIKLGIPTSIVATNSIVVHWYIVKKCKVVNGIKHLPSTLFSFFLFTIEFLATVKLTYDAAQFLHLLISSLCSIAPIGLQNVFSLELTSTLLAKDNHNVFGLMQLVSVDDGQRSIRAYGIYSYASFFLTTIVFLMPADLIMWIVIYRMAVIILTLLLG; this is translated from the exons ATGGTTTGGTgcgaagagaagagagagcttcccAACAATGGCGAATTCCATTCCAATCAATCCAACGGAGTTGTCGTTCATCGTTTGCGAGTCGGGTTTGTGCAGTCGTCGGAGGCCACTTGCGAGAAGGGAGAACAATCGCGGGGGAGCAAGAGCCACTGTTGGAGGAGACAACACTTGCAATTATGTAAGATAAG aaaaaaaatttgggTCATAAAACTTGGGATCCCAACATCAATTGTTGCAACTAACAGCATTGTGGTACACTGGTACATTGTCAAAAAATGTAAAGTCGTTAACGGCATAAAGCACCTCCCATCGACCTTATTCTCATTCTTTCTCTTCACAATTGAATTTCTAGCGACAGTGAAACTCACATATGATGCAG CTCAGTTCCTACACCTTCTTATTTCATCTCTCTGCTCAATTGCTCCCATTGGTCTTCAGAATGTATTTTCTTTGGAACTCACCTCCACGCTTCTGGCCAAGGACAACCACAATGTCTTTGGCTTAATGCAGCTGGTTTCTGTTGATGATGGCCAGAGGTCTATTAGAGCTTATGGTATATACTCCTATGCCTCCTTTTTTTTAACCACGATTGTCTTTCTAATGCCTGCAGATTTGATTATGTGGATAGTAATCTACCGGATGGCAGTAATAATACTGACATTATTGTTAGGATGA
- the LOC107624990 gene encoding uncharacterized protein LOC107624990 has protein sequence MVMAAIRSINTVAEAMPRLTRFSLQAPKLVEVEFADGHVFKLSAEFLRINSPAVDGKIRSIGGEKVISGRRHVGIMSAEPVGNYGVRLNFDDLHKTGIYSWDYFYHLGSNKFTLMRNYIETLKKYGLSRDPRGKK, from the exons ATGGTCATGGCTGCGATTCGGAGTATCAACACAGTGGCAGAGGCTATGCCCCGACTCACCAGATTCTCTCTTCAAGCCCCAAAATTG GTGGAGGTGGAATTTGCCGATGGTCATGTATTCAAGTTGTCGGCTGAGTTTCTAAGAATAAACAGTCCTGCAGTTGATGGAAAAATCAGATCAATTGGAGGTGAAAAG GTAATATCTGGGAGACGGCACGTGGGAATCATGTCTGCAGAACCGGTAGGGAACTACGGGGTAAG GCTTAATTTTGATGACTTGCACAAAACCGGAATCTATTCGTGGGATTATTTCTATCACCTGGGAAGTAACAAGTTTACCCTCATGAGAAATTACATCGAAACACTGAAGAAATATGGGCTAAGCCGGGATCCACGCGGAAAAAAATGA